One window from the genome of Magnolia sinica isolate HGM2019 chromosome 4, MsV1, whole genome shotgun sequence encodes:
- the LOC131244295 gene encoding uncharacterized protein LOC131244295, translating to MAESIALVQELVRDLNRKVCKWLRSVGTTPGSQFSLTGKPQAFSSLLEGFARGTPYPLVYSFLRLRCLAEAGFYLSDSPDSHIWPFTPSSVFSVISTWNLCRLSKPRKDWSRWVWHASLPPRISLFVWRLLHKAISVDVEVQKRDVSLASQCDCSPDTSSSYCSVESLQHIFINSPLASVSWGYFGGIFGIVCNSNSTVEGSLESFHFPDLLRPPPRRTSAAELGIVAASRVRSSPTVIRWMKPQLVWVKLNIDGSARGNPGPFGGGGICRGDRGKFIFAFSSGYRLASNVYAELRAIHDSLSFCSRLGLSRIQVELDSSLAVDFLNETVKPS from the exons ATGGCTGAAAGCATTGCTCTTGTGCAGGAATTGGTCAGGGATCTCAACAGGAAAGT GTGTAAATGGTTGAGAAGTGTTGGAACAACGCCTGGTTCTCAATTCTCATTAACGGGAAAGCCGCAGGCTTTTTCAAGTCTTCTAGAGGGATTCGCCAGGGGGACCCCCTATCCCCTAGTCTATTCATTCTTGCGGCTCAGATGCTTAGCAGAG GCCGGCTTCTACCTGTCGGACAGCCCGGACTCCCACATTTGGCCGTTCACCCCTAGCAGCGTGTTCTCTGTCATCTCTACTTGGAACCTTTGCAGATTGAGCAAGCCACGCAAAGACTGGTCTCGGTGGGTATGGCATGCTAGTCTACCCCCGAGAATCTCCCTATTTGTCTGGAGACTCTTACACAAGGCTATCTCGGTTGATGTGGAAGTTCAAAAGCGTGATGTGTCATTAGCTTCCCAGTGCGATTGCAGTCCAGATACTTCTTCCAGTTACTGCTCGGTGGAGTCCCTGCAACACATTTTCATCAACAGCCCTTTAGCGTCAGTGAGTTGGGGGTACTTTGGTGGGATTTTTGGGATTGTATGCAATTCAAATTCCACTGTTGAAG GAAGTTTAGAAAGCTT CCATTTTCCTGATCTTCTTCGCCCGCCTCCTCGCAGAACGTCCGCGGCTGAGTTGGGGATAGTAGCCGCATCGCGAGTTAGATCATCTCCTACTGTCATCAGGTGGATGAAACCGCAATTGGTGTGGGTCAAGCTCAACATTGACGGGTCGGCTAGAGGAAATCCGGGCCCATTTGGCGGAGGTGGCATTTGTAGAGGTGACAGGGGCAAGTTCATCTTTGCGTTCTCGTCAGGTTACAGGTTAGCATCCAATGTCTACGCTGAGCTGAGAGCGATTCATGACAGTCTCTCATTTTGTTCTCGGCTAGGCCTTTCGAGAATACAAGTTGAATTGGACTCCAGTCTCGCCGTGGACTTTTTGAATGAGACAGTCAAGCCCAGCTAG